The segment TTGGCTGTGCGCATACAATTGTTAAGACTTTCATTTTATTCGCGACagcgattttttttttagttttaactCTCACAAGTAACTGTtagaaaactgtttttctttctaCATAATATATTTCTAAAACTATATTTGTTTACCCAGAAAAAATAATGTACTACAATGTTTGTGAATTGTTTTTCGATTTACTTACTCGATGTGTACGTAACGAACAATAACGACTAGGgtaaaaatatatgttgtgTCCAGCAGAGGGCGATGTCCGACCAAATGTCTATATAAGCAGAGTTTGGATAGGCTAAAAGGCAATGGTAATTATGGTCAGACGGAGTTTTAGCAATAACACTTCTTTAAACGATCCTATTATCCTTATAATATACCGAtacattgaataaataaatgccacaacaacagcttttttttctttctttgttattttctttgtaaGATTTAATTTGACTTAGTTATTTGTAGTAGGCCATATCAGATGTACAGTTAACGCTACACTTGGCATTCATATGTACATGTCATAAACCTACTCTTAGctcattacttaaaaaaatatatatatatatatttcaaaggTACGAGTATAAttgtaaaatctaattttaacCAAACATAAACGGTTGGTAATAAActactttatcattttattgttttaaaaaatatcatacaAAACATagatacaaaacaaatttattttaatcatgaAATTGGACAAAATGTTCCCATGTTGAAGAATTGAAGAATGTGGGCTCTGTGTCTTTAAGAAGGCTGCGCCTGCTGTTCTGactctcatctctctctgtaCCTGCCCGGGTCCGCTCGCGCTCGGATTATTTCACACCAGGCCACAGGAAGAGCATGTGTGCATTTACACATGAGAGGATTCATAACAACCGCTTAAAATCGTCCAGAGGGTCCGCTGCCGGTTAAAATGAATgcgtttatgtttttaaatatacgcgttatatagttttattttaatattgctcctgaaacctgtacgatcaaGCGTGTGTCTCGAGGGTTTCTGCTTATGCGAAAATGTTCGTTTAAAACGAGGACCCTGGATTTATATATCGCGTATATTCtcgtatttataaaacatgcacGTACGATTGGATATTGCAAGTGAGGCGTTTTTATAAAGCTTTTGATTTGCAAACATTTGTCCGGAATACAAATCAGTTCGTGCCCAGCCTTTCATTTTCTCAGATAGATTCCTTAACATAATCTTATAATAATTATACTCTAATGCTTcgatttttacaaaaaaacgttttaattCAGTGGTGTTATCGAAACACTGCACTATGATAGATCAGTGTTGAACATTTCACTGTGAAACTGTCTCTCCTTGAGAAAGAATCATGATGATGGCAAAGCATTGTCCTAATGATGACCTAAGCAAGGTCTCTGATGATGAACTGCTAAGATGGAGCAAAGAGGACTTGATCAAGAGACTGAGACGGGTCGACGGCGAGAAGATGAACCTGATGCTGGAACACGGGAACATGATGAAGGACATCAACCGTAGACTGCAGGTGCACCTCCACGAGATCCGTAACCTAAAGGAGATCAACCAGAAACTGCAGGACGACAACCAGGAGATTAGGGAACTGTGCTGCTTTCTGGACGATGATAGGCAGAAAGGTAAGAAGCTGTCACGGGAATGGCAGAGGTTTGGGAGGTATACGGCGGGCGCCGTGTGGAAGGAGGTTAGCGCCTATCAGCTGAAACTTAAGGAGCTGGAGGTCAACCAGGAGAGCGTTTTGCGGGAGAATGCGGAACTGAAGGAGATCATACTCATGTTGGATGAAGATAGAAATGGAGCTGGATCTAGAAGCTCTATAGACAGCCAGTCCAGCCTCGGCAACCTGAATGGTGGTTCTGGAAATGTACGAGATGTTGGTGATGGGAGCAGTACGTCCAGCGGTGGGAGTGCAGGCAGCCCAGACCATCATCATAACCATATACATAAGGCAGTAGAGAACAAGATCGGCACCATAAGACGATCGATGGACGATCTGTCCACTCAACATCTTCACAGGACTATCCCCAATGGAGTCAATGGTGAGTATAATTGACCGTCTTTGCGTTTTTTGGTAAATGTATGGAGCATGTGTCTGCTAATCATCTTCCAACAGTTGACTAAATAAATTAGATGTATACATCAGGGGAAGTTTTGTGAAATTGCTGATAATGCGATTCCaattacataaaaaagcaaaaagttACATTATTCAGaagtttgtaagaagggatgcCATCAACACACACTCAATTGTTTCTAATCTAAATCCAAATTTAGCAGAATTAAACCAAATGAGATTAAAAGAGAAACATGTACAATACTGCAATGTGTCTGCTTGGATTCCACACTAAACGTGGAAAATAAAAGGGATTTGGGGCAAATTTTTGTCCAATAATATGCTGTTTTTAAAGCCTCTCCATCTACGTTATAAATGTCGTCTGCCTCCGTATTACCATTGTAAATCATAGTTAACAGCAATGAACAATCTAAAGATCTTTGGCTTGTAAAAACTGTACAGGCCTTTTAGTTATTTGAATTTATTCtgatattttcagattttttatttctaggAATCTAGGTGAAACAAGAAAGCCATGTGATATTTTAGACTATGCCATATCAGACTAATAGTTATTTAATTATGAACGTAGCTAACGCCCAACTGTTggcattcatgtgtttttttgttatgaTGATTTAGTTACTATCACTATGTCAACCCTCACATGTGTTTGTCACCTAGTGTGTATGTGACAGAAAAATCCTGCTTAGAATAAACGATTAAAGAAGCTAGTAAATTCGTAGcatcaatttacatttaatcactTGCTGTAAAAACGCTGGACTGAGAAATGTGCGAATAGCATTTTCAAAGTCTCCACACTATAACTCCATACATTACTTCAGAATATTGTTGTGGACGGTTGATGTATTGAAAGTTTATGTTGCATGTATGCAATCGGAAGAAAGCTTATTTTAAAGATACTGTAGCCCAGCTGAATGGTTACATTCCTTTTTTTGCCCAAGTTCAAAAATTGTTCTTACTTATAATTTGTCTTCTACTTTTGTGGGacaaactgtaaacattttcttGGTTAATTTATCCCaatgtccctttttgacccagtGCTGGGTTGAAAAGAACCCACTTTTTTAGACTACATTGATAATCAGCCTGACAGTTGTAGTGTTTCTCTACAATTTTAGAATCAAATAAgcttaaaaaaagttgaaacaaAGATACAGTTCCCACGCACAGAAGTCACAGATATAAAAATGCCATGCCATTATGAGATGAAATTGTAAAGTAATTAGATAAGGAATGGAATGCGTAGTTATTTTATGGATGAAGTTGgaatataattaattattattatttcataacAAATTGTCAAGATggtgatatactgtatatggaaatggttatttaaattgtattttgagTTCCCACAACGAATCAATGACTAGTACAGTTTAATCGTCTCAGAATGTCTCTGTTTCTTGGACGGTCTGTGTTTTAGGATGAGAATGACGCAAATAGTCTTTGACCCAAGATCCAAAAACAGGATTTTCTGGATATAAAATAGAGGCTTTACTCCAAGCGTACTTACTTATGTTAATAATATACTGAACAGGTAACAAAATGATCAGATCACCAATTCTTAACTTCCCACACCAACCACCTTGAATATAACAAAGGTATCGAATCATGTGAGCTTGGCCTTGAGTGTTGTAGGAGCAGAGCAGAATAACTTTAAAGAAAAGGCATTTTAAGCCTGACATTATCTGCACTCCAGCAGTACCATGATATCAGTTTTTGTAAGACACAGGCCGTCTGTTTTCTAGGGACCGTCTGAAAATAACTGGACACTCCTTTTAATATACCGCTTAT is part of the Triplophysa dalaica isolate WHDGS20190420 chromosome 13, ASM1584641v1, whole genome shotgun sequence genome and harbors:
- the ccdc85cb gene encoding coiled-coil domain-containing protein 85C-B isoform X3, translating into MMMAKHCPNDDLSKVSDDELLRWSKEDLIKRLRRVDGEKMNLMLEHGNMMKDINRRLQVHLHEIRNLKEINQKLQDDNQEIRELCCFLDDDRQKGKKLSREWQRFGRYTAGAVWKEVSAYQLKLKELEVNQESVLRENAELKEIILMLDEDRNGAGSRSSIDSQSSLGNLNGGSGNVRDVGDGSSTSSGGSAGSPDHHHNHIHKAVENKIGTIRRSMDDLSTQHLHRTIPNGVNDPSSNYIRLLENKVRILEDNNNKLLSQGTGRLPTSESSPSTGFLSSVQKPEAVVHAMKVLEVHDNLDKKLPEENEEDLSEKEKAIVREMCNVVWRKLGDAAGSKPSIRQQLSGNQFKGPP
- the ccdc85cb gene encoding coiled-coil domain-containing protein 85C-B isoform X2 yields the protein MMMAKHCPNDDLSKVSDDELLRWSKEDLIKRLRRVDGEKMNLMLEHGNMMKDINRRLQVHLHEIRNLKEINQKLQDDNQEIRELCCFLDDDRQKGKKLSREWQRFGRYTAGAVWKEVSAYQLKLKELEVNQESVLRENAELKEIILMLDEDRNGAGSRSSIDSQSSLGNLNGGSGNVRDVGDGSSTSSGGSAGSPDHHHNHIHKAVENKIGTIRRSMDDLSTQHLHRTIPNGVNDPSSNYIRLLENKVRILEDNNNKLLSQCTPGDLRALRKNMTLYHSESQLTSLPQRQEALLNGTGRLPTSESSPSTGFLSSVQKPEAVVHAMKVLEVHDNLDKKLPEENEEDLSEKEKAIVREMCNVVWRKLGDAAGSKPSIRQQLSGNQFKGPP
- the ccdc85cb gene encoding coiled-coil domain-containing protein 85C-B isoform X1; translated protein: MMMAKHCPNDDLSKVSDDELLRWSKEDLIKRLRRVDGEKMNLMLEHGNMMKDINRRLQVHLHEIRNLKEINQKLQDDNQEIRELCCFLDDDRQKGKKLSREWQRFGRYTAGAVWKEVSAYQLKLKELEVNQESVLRENAELKEIILMLDEDRNGAGSRSSIDSQSSLGNLNGGSGNVRDVGDGSSTSSGGSAGSPDHHHNHIHKAVENKIGTIRRSMDDLSTQHLHRTIPNGVNDPSSNYIRLLENKVRILEDNNNKLLSQPCGRYSLSQIPMKCTPGDLRALRKNMTLYHSESQLTSLPQRQEALLNGTGRLPTSESSPSTGFLSSVQKPEAVVHAMKVLEVHDNLDKKLPEENEEDLSEKEKAIVREMCNVVWRKLGDAAGSKPSIRQQLSGNQFKGPP